A stretch of the Nicotiana tabacum cultivar K326 chromosome 6, ASM71507v2, whole genome shotgun sequence genome encodes the following:
- the LOC107825851 gene encoding uncharacterized protein LOC107825851 produces the protein MSRFLSNRGETQPQKVRFDDDTIPDDGEVGGNLKLRLSDSNVTEDQEPFMGFKVRRKASIHRDYLGDYLDVPSRPYLMKILEKQGDKKVLFADKVLKFTGSGKMKQRILLITDFAVYIVDPDCGALKRRIALAAVEKLCLSELSDNFFAIIIPTEYDLLMASTRKTEIVTTLVEATKSQSDYELDVLFSNRFEYNASSVLVKEVQFEEVEGGVKTRILRK, from the exons ATGTCACGTTTTCTATCAAATAGGGGAGAAACTCAACCACAAAAGGTTCGTTTCGATGACGATACGATTCCCGACGACGGCGAAGTGGGTGGAAATTTGAAGTTGAGGCTCTCCGATAGCAACGTTACGGAAGATCAAGAGCCTTTTATGGGATTCAAAGTCCGTAGAAAAGCTTCTATTCATAGagactatttgggtgattatctTGACGTGCCTTCTCGACCTTATCTCATGAAGATTCTCGAGAAGCAAG GTGACAAAAAGGTTCTATTTGCAGACAAAGTTCTGAAGTTTACAGGCTCAGGGAAGATGAAGCAGCGGATTCTCCTTATAACTGATTTCGCCGTCTACATTGTAGACCCAGATTGTGGTGCACTTAAAAGGCGGATTGCCCTGGCAGCTGTTGAGAAGCTCTGTCTAAGTGAATTAAGTGATAATTTCTTTGCAATTATTATCCCGACCGAGTATGATCTGCTCATGGCCAGTACACGGAAGACAGAAATAGTAACAACCTTAGTAGAAGCTACCAAGAGTCAATCTGACTATGAACTTGATGTTCTCTTCTCTAATAG GTTTGAGTACAATGCATCTTCTGTACTCGTTAAAGAAGTTCAATTTGAGGAAGTTGAAG GGGGTGTGAAAACAAGAATTTTGCGGAAATGA